One window of the Hyperolius riggenbachi isolate aHypRig1 chromosome 5, aHypRig1.pri, whole genome shotgun sequence genome contains the following:
- the LOC137519502 gene encoding proline-rich protein 36-like gives MSSRPYSPPASPPCRDQSSMPDSPHASPPYRDQSFMPDSPHASPPCRDQSSMPDSHHASPPCRDQSSMPDSPHASPPCRDMSSMPDSPHASPPCRDQSSMPDSPHASPPCRDQSSMPDSPHASPPCRDQSSMPDSPPASPPCRDQSSMPDSPHASPPCRDQSSMPDSPPASPPCRDQSSMPDSPYTSPPCIDQSSMPDRPHASPPCRDQSSMPDSPHASPPCRDQSSMPDRPHASPPCRDQSSMPDSPHASPPCRDQSSMPDSPPASPPCRDQSSMPDSPHASPPCRDQSSMPDSPHASPPCRDQSSMPDSPHASPPCRDQSSMPDSPHASPPCRDQSSMPDSPHASPPCRDQSSMPDSPHASPPCRGQSSMPDSPHASPPCRDMSSMPDSPHASPPCRDQSSMPDRPHASPPCRDQSSMPDSPHASPPCRDQSSMPDSPHASPPCRDQSSMLLSMPDSPHASPPCRDQSSMPDRPHASPPCRDQSSMPDSPYTSPPCIDQSSMPDRPHASPPCRDQSSMPDSPHASPPCRDQSSMPDRPHASPPCRDQSSMPDSPHASPPCRDQSSMPDSPHASPPCRDQSSMPDSPHASPPCRDQSSMPDSSHASPPCRDQSSMPDRPHASPPCRDQSSMPDSPHASPPCRDQSSMPDSPYASPPCRDQSSMPDSPHASPPCRDQSSMPDSSHASPPCRDQSSMPDSPHASPPCRDQSFHHCFME, from the coding sequence ATGAGCTCCAGGCCTTAcagccctcctgcctctccaccctgcaGAGATCAGAGCTCCATGCCTGACAGCCCTCATGCCTCTCCACCCTATAGAGATCAGAGCTTCATGCCTGACAGCCCCCATGCCTCTCCACCCTGTAGAGATCAGAGCTCCATGCCTGACAGCCACCATGCCTCTCCACCCTGCAGAGATCAGAGCTCCATGCCTGACAGCCCTCATGCCTCTCCACCCTGTAGAGATATGAGCTCCATGCCTGACAGCCCTCATGCCTCTCCACCCTGCAGAGATCAGAGCTCCATGCCTGACAGCCCTCATGCCTCTCCACCCTGTAGAGATCAGAGCTCCATGCCTGACAGCCCTCATGCCTCTCCACCCTGTAGAGATCAGAGCTCCATGCCTGACAGCCCTCCGGCCTCACCACCCTGCAGAGATCAGAGCTCCATGCCTGACAGCCCTCATGCCTCTCCACCCTGTAGAGATCAGAGCTCCATGCCTGACAGCCCTCCGGCCTCACCACCCTGCAGAGATCAGAGCTCCATGCCTGACAGCCCTTATACGTCTCCACCCTGTATAGATCAGAGCTCCATGCCTGACAGACCCCATGCCTCTCCACCCTGTAGAGATCAGAGCTCCATGCCTGACAGCCCTCATGCCTCTCCACCCTGTAGAGATCAGAGCTCCATGCCTGACAGACCTCATGCCTCTCCACCCTGTAGAGATCAGAGCTCCATGCCTGACAGCCCTCATGCCTCTCCACCCTGTAGAGATCAGAGCTCCATGCCTGACAGCCCTCCGGCCTCACCACCCTGCAGAGATCAGAGCTCCATGCCTGACAGCCCTCATGCCTCTCCACCCTGTAGAGATCAGAGCTCCATGCCTGACAGCCCTCATGCCTCTCCACCCTGTAGAGATCAGAGCTCCATGCCTGACAGCCCCCATGCCTCTCCACCCTGCAGAGATCAGAGCTCCATGCCTGACAGCCCTCATGCCTCTCCACCCTGCAGAGATCAGAGCTCCATGCCTGACAGCCCTCATGCCTCTCCACCCTGTAGAGATCAGAGCTCCATGCCTGACAGCCCCCATGCCTCTCCACCCTGCAGAGGTCAGAGCTCCATGCCTGACAGCCCCCATGCCTCTCCACCCTGTAGAGATATGAGCTCCATGCCTGACAGCCCCCATGCCTCTCCACCCTGTAGAGATCAGAGCTCCATGCCTGACAGACCCCATGCCTCTCCACCCTGTAGAGATCAGAGCTCCATGCCTGACAGCCCTCATGCCTCTCCACCCTGTAGAGATCAGAGCTCCATGCCTGACAGCCCCCATGCCTCTCCACCCTGCAGAGATCAGAGCTCCATGTTGCTCTCCATGCCTGACAGCCCTCATGCCTCTCCACCCTGTAGAGATCAGAGCTCCATGCCTGACAGACCCCATGCCTCTCCACCCTGCAGAGATCAGAGCTCCATGCCTGACAGCCCTTATACGTCTCCACCCTGTATAGATCAGAGCTCCATGCCTGACAGACCCCATGCCTCTCCACCCTGTAGAGATCAGAGCTCCATGCCTGACAGCCCTCATGCCTCTCCACCCTGTAGAGATCAGAGCTCCATGCCTGACAGACCTCATGCCTCTCCACCCTGTAGAGATCAGAGCTCCATGCCTGACAGCCCTCATGCCTCTCCACCCTGTAGAGATCAGAGCTCCATGCCTGACAGCCCCCATGCCTCTCCACCCTGCAGAGATCAGAGCTCCATGCCTGACAGCCCTCATGCCTCTCCACCCTGCAGAGATCAGAGCTCCATGCCTGACAGCTCCCATGCCTCTCCACCCTGCAGAGATCAGAGCTCCATGCCTGATAGACCCCATGCCTCTCCACCCTGTAGAGATCAGAGCTCCATGCCTGACAGCCCCCATGCCTCTCCACCCTGTAGAGATCAGAGCTCCATGCCTGACAGCCCCTATGCCTCTCCACCCTGTAGAGATCAGAGCTCCATGCCTGACAGCCCCCATGCCTCTCCACCCTGTAGAGATCAGAGCTCCATGCCTGACAGCTCCCATGCCTCTCCACCCTGCAGAGATCAGAGCTCCATGCCTGACAGCCCCCATGCCTCTCCACCCTGTAGAGATCAGAGCTTCCATCACTGCTTCATGGAGTGA